In Acidobacteriota bacterium, the following proteins share a genomic window:
- a CDS encoding PaaI family thioesterase, with protein MRATDDRRCFVCGSENPEGMRLEFRTEAAGEASAELAVPDRYAGWSGVVHGGIVCTLLDEAMAKAAMAAGHPVATVELSVRYLAPVPTGATCRVVGKVLEVRRRLVLTEGSVSDAEGRVFATATAKMLVVARGET; from the coding sequence ATGCGGGCTACGGATGATCGCCGCTGCTTTGTGTGCGGGAGCGAAAACCCCGAGGGGATGCGGCTCGAATTCAGGACGGAAGCGGCAGGGGAGGCGTCGGCGGAACTGGCCGTGCCCGACCGGTACGCGGGGTGGTCCGGAGTGGTGCACGGGGGGATCGTCTGCACCCTCCTGGACGAGGCCATGGCCAAGGCGGCCATGGCGGCGGGTCACCCCGTCGCCACCGTGGAACTCTCGGTGCGCTACCTCGCCCCGGTCCCCACGGGGGCGACGTGCCGGGTCGTCGGGAAGGTCCTGGAGGTGCGACGGCGCCTGGTCCTGACGGAAGGGAGCGTGTCCGACGCCGAGGGGCGTGTTTTCGCGACGGCCACCGCCAAGATGCTCGTCGTCGCCCGCGGGGAGACGTGA
- a CDS encoding UDP-3-O-acyl-N-acetylglucosamine deacetylase — protein MTRYPCPQMTLGGPVSFNGVGLHSGCQVAMTIHPAPPGTGIVFRRSDLDGFPIEATAAHIANVSYATTLMKKGVLVSTVEHVLSALRGYGVDNAFIDVDDMEVPILDGSAVPLLDAFDRVGLATQPAPRRTLRILREVHHELGDKLITASPSDRLEVTYLIDFPHPLIGRMERTYVPTPDVYRRELAPCRTFGFIREISQLKENGLIKGGSLDNAVVFSDTAVLNPGGLRFPDEFIRHKVLDFLGDLALVGMPVIGRFFAARAGHGIHAALVRKILANPANATIETDSSDAPPVTFRPPAVDLRAPALQPAP, from the coding sequence ATGACAAGGTACCCCTGCCCGCAGATGACCCTGGGCGGCCCCGTCTCCTTCAACGGGGTCGGCCTTCACTCCGGATGCCAGGTTGCCATGACCATCCACCCCGCCCCGCCCGGCACCGGGATCGTTTTCCGCCGCTCGGACCTGGATGGTTTTCCCATCGAGGCGACGGCCGCTCACATCGCCAACGTGAGTTACGCCACCACCCTGATGAAAAAGGGGGTCCTGGTTTCCACGGTGGAGCACGTCCTCTCCGCGCTTCGGGGTTACGGCGTCGACAACGCCTTCATCGACGTGGACGACATGGAGGTCCCCATCCTGGACGGTTCGGCCGTCCCGCTCCTGGACGCCTTCGACCGCGTCGGCCTCGCGACTCAGCCCGCCCCCCGCCGGACGCTCCGCATCCTCCGGGAGGTGCATCACGAACTCGGGGACAAACTCATCACGGCCTCCCCGTCCGACCGTCTCGAGGTCACCTACCTCATCGACTTCCCCCACCCCCTCATCGGGCGCATGGAGAGAACCTACGTGCCGACCCCCGACGTGTACCGACGGGAACTCGCCCCCTGCCGGACCTTCGGGTTCATCCGCGAAATCAGCCAGCTCAAGGAGAACGGGTTGATCAAGGGCGGTTCGCTCGACAACGCCGTGGTCTTCTCGGACACGGCGGTGCTCAACCCCGGGGGCCTCCGCTTCCCCGACGAGTTCATCCGCCACAAGGTGCTGGATTTCCTGGGTGACCTCGCCCTCGTCGGGATGCCCGTCATCGGACGGTTCTTTGCCGCCCGGGCCGGGCACGGGATCCACGCCGCCCTGGTGCGCAAGATCCTGGCGAACCCCGCCAACGCCACCATCGAAACCGATTCGTCCGACGCACCACCGGTCACCTTCCGCCCGCCGGCCGTCGACCTCCGGGCCCCTGCCCTGCAGCCGGCCCCCTGA
- a CDS encoding protein kinase: protein MTRPDSRGAASAWGGGGGLSTRKVAGWALPLCGRGLVRLAARAVLLTVLTGQLPALDPARQVSQYGFRTWGPDDGLPTGAVRALAQAADGWIWVGTDDGLCRFDGVRFYPFSVDDNARNPVRQVTALEPEPGGGVWVGTRGSGLLRWRQGKLVPMAGEAGKPGTTITALARDREGDLWAGTSDRGVYRLVGESMRRYTRRDGLPSDLVSGLWGDPAGGVWVGTADGALTRLGTGPAHPFVPEEPGPAACLRVALRDRKGGLWTGYSVSSVDETYGDLLHSVSVREPRGVSYEVSFFTPGDMQASTAPFPILEDRLGMIWFGTRKGVVRVNHGRMEILGAADGLPDEHVTSLLEDGEGNLWVGTRLGLTRLRDTMFIPFTRRQGLQSDRVLCVAEGTRSGAWVGTDNGLNKIENGRAVAYKAVDLAGTWVYDVVQGKDRTIWLATRRGLIRAHDQKLEPVVEPSGKKAPDVVHALCGDPMGTLWVGTATRGVLAFQNGVLREGPLTEAPPFRSVNDLAGGPDGAVWAATRGGLGRLRSGVVEAVPVPPEAQGKESDCLLVDADGTVWAGTRGAGLLRCRNGVARNVTTRQGLWHDTILSILDDGRGCLWMATPQGLFRARRAQLEAAAERPGAAVQCTRFGTEDGVRSLECLPGGCRTSDGCLWFCTIRGLCVVHPERAETVPVSPPPLIVEILADDQPVPPGQDVFAPGVRDLEFRFAALFFRAPEQLRFRSRLEGFDRDWSEPFTDRKVRFAALPPGEYTLRVQGRLPGGAWGPDGAVFRFTVQAPLIQRGWFQALILAVAVGLVLVGRRMVVRLHGMVREWRSTHHVGPYRLLETVGRGGMGTVWRAVHRKTGAEAAVKVLDTSPDTPVARDRFVREGLACERIDHPAVVKVFERGEDQGRLWYAMEFCRGRSLRALIGPEGIPPGRALDIFRKLIEAVRAIREAGVTHRDLKPENVFVLDAEGGHADGDGSRIKVLDFGLARLSDHRTRTSQAIPAGTVAYLPPEYLGSAGREDAGMDLYALGVILYEMLTGAPPFAGDADDPAAMLYAILSETPVAPSEIDPAIPGALSDLALRLIARNPADRLKTPEEIAACLAIPPLP, encoded by the coding sequence ATGACACGACCGGATTCCAGAGGTGCTGCGAGTGCCTGGGGGGGAGGCGGGGGCCTTTCCACCCGGAAGGTGGCCGGATGGGCCCTGCCGTTGTGCGGCCGGGGGCTTGTCCGGCTGGCGGCTCGCGCCGTGCTGCTGACGGTACTGACCGGCCAGCTGCCGGCGCTCGACCCCGCGCGCCAGGTCTCGCAGTACGGGTTCCGGACCTGGGGGCCCGATGACGGCCTGCCGACGGGGGCAGTGCGGGCCCTCGCCCAGGCGGCCGACGGCTGGATCTGGGTCGGGACCGACGACGGGCTCTGCCGCTTCGACGGCGTACGCTTCTACCCCTTCTCTGTGGACGACAACGCCCGGAACCCGGTCCGGCAGGTCACGGCCCTCGAACCCGAACCGGGCGGCGGGGTCTGGGTCGGGACCCGGGGCAGCGGCCTGCTGCGATGGCGCCAGGGGAAACTGGTCCCCATGGCCGGGGAGGCGGGAAAACCCGGGACCACCATCACGGCCCTTGCGCGGGACCGGGAGGGGGACCTCTGGGCCGGGACGTCGGACCGGGGGGTCTACCGTCTCGTGGGGGAGTCGATGCGCCGGTACACCCGGCGGGACGGCCTCCCGTCCGATCTCGTCTCGGGCCTTTGGGGGGACCCGGCCGGGGGCGTCTGGGTGGGCACGGCGGACGGCGCCCTGACGCGGCTCGGCACCGGACCGGCCCACCCCTTCGTCCCCGAGGAACCCGGACCGGCGGCGTGCCTCAGGGTGGCGCTCCGGGACCGGAAAGGCGGCCTGTGGACCGGCTACTCCGTTTCCAGCGTGGACGAGACCTACGGCGACCTGCTTCACTCCGTCTCGGTTCGGGAGCCCCGGGGGGTCTCCTACGAGGTTTCCTTTTTCACGCCCGGCGACATGCAGGCCTCCACCGCGCCCTTCCCCATCCTGGAGGACCGCCTGGGGATGATCTGGTTCGGCACGCGCAAGGGGGTGGTCCGGGTCAACCATGGGCGCATGGAGATCCTGGGCGCGGCCGACGGGTTGCCCGACGAGCATGTGACTTCGCTCCTCGAGGACGGGGAAGGGAACCTCTGGGTGGGGACCCGCCTCGGCCTGACCCGGCTGCGCGACACGATGTTCATCCCCTTCACCCGTCGCCAGGGACTGCAGAGCGACCGCGTCCTGTGCGTGGCCGAGGGGACGCGGAGCGGGGCCTGGGTCGGGACCGACAACGGTCTCAACAAGATCGAGAACGGCCGGGCTGTGGCCTACAAGGCCGTCGACCTTGCCGGGACGTGGGTCTACGACGTCGTCCAGGGGAAAGACCGGACGATTTGGCTGGCCACCCGGCGAGGCTTGATCCGGGCGCACGACCAGAAGCTCGAGCCCGTCGTCGAGCCCTCGGGCAAGAAGGCCCCGGACGTCGTTCACGCGCTGTGCGGCGACCCGATGGGGACCCTCTGGGTCGGCACCGCCACCCGGGGCGTGCTGGCCTTCCAGAACGGTGTGCTCCGGGAAGGCCCCCTCACCGAGGCGCCGCCCTTCCGCAGCGTCAACGACCTCGCCGGCGGGCCCGACGGGGCTGTCTGGGCGGCCACCCGCGGGGGGCTCGGGCGGCTCCGGTCCGGGGTCGTCGAAGCGGTCCCCGTCCCGCCCGAGGCGCAAGGGAAGGAATCGGACTGCCTGCTCGTGGACGCCGACGGCACGGTCTGGGCGGGGACGCGGGGCGCCGGGCTCCTCCGCTGCCGAAACGGCGTGGCACGGAACGTCACGACGCGGCAGGGCCTGTGGCACGACACAATCCTCTCCATCCTGGACGACGGCCGTGGCTGCCTGTGGATGGCCACGCCCCAGGGACTTTTCCGGGCACGCCGGGCACAGCTCGAGGCGGCTGCCGAACGGCCGGGGGCGGCCGTGCAGTGCACCCGGTTCGGGACGGAGGACGGGGTGCGCAGCCTGGAGTGCCTTCCGGGCGGGTGCCGGACCTCCGATGGATGCCTCTGGTTCTGCACCATCCGCGGGCTCTGTGTCGTCCATCCCGAGCGGGCCGAGACCGTCCCGGTTTCCCCACCTCCCCTGATCGTGGAAATCCTGGCGGACGACCAGCCGGTCCCCCCGGGACAGGACGTGTTCGCGCCCGGGGTCCGCGACCTCGAGTTCCGCTTTGCGGCCCTGTTTTTCCGGGCCCCGGAACAACTCCGCTTCCGGAGCCGGCTGGAGGGTTTCGATCGGGACTGGTCCGAGCCCTTCACCGACCGGAAGGTCCGATTTGCCGCGTTGCCCCCGGGCGAGTACACCCTGCGGGTCCAGGGTCGCCTTCCCGGTGGCGCCTGGGGGCCGGACGGGGCGGTGTTCCGCTTCACCGTACAGGCCCCGCTGATCCAACGGGGATGGTTCCAGGCCCTCATCCTGGCGGTGGCCGTGGGGCTCGTGCTGGTGGGGAGGCGCATGGTGGTCCGGCTGCACGGCATGGTCCGGGAATGGCGTTCCACCCACCATGTGGGGCCTTACCGGCTGCTGGAGACCGTGGGGAGGGGGGGCATGGGGACCGTCTGGAGGGCCGTACACCGGAAAACCGGCGCCGAGGCCGCCGTGAAGGTCCTGGACACGAGCCCCGACACCCCCGTGGCCCGGGACCGCTTTGTCCGCGAGGGGCTCGCGTGCGAGCGGATCGACCACCCGGCGGTGGTCAAGGTCTTCGAACGCGGGGAGGACCAGGGGCGGCTCTGGTACGCCATGGAGTTCTGCCGGGGCCGGAGCCTGCGGGCGCTGATCGGTCCCGAGGGCATCCCCCCCGGGCGGGCCCTGGACATCTTCCGGAAACTCATCGAGGCCGTCCGGGCAATCCGGGAAGCGGGGGTGACGCACCGGGACCTGAAACCCGAGAACGTCTTCGTGCTGGATGCGGAGGGAGGGCACGCGGACGGGGACGGGTCCCGGATCAAGGTCCTGGACTTCGGCCTCGCGCGACTGTCCGACCATCGGACCCGAACCAGCCAGGCGATCCCCGCGGGCACGGTGGCCTACCTCCCGCCGGAGTACCTGGGGAGCGCGGGTCGGGAGGACGCGGGGATGGACCTCTACGCGCTCGGCGTAATCCTCTACGAGATGCTCACCGGGGCGCCCCCCTTCGCGGGCGACGCGGATGACCCTGCCGCCATGCTCTACGCGATTCTCAGCGAGACCCCCGTCGCGCCGTCCGAGATCGACCCGGCCATTCCCGGGGCCCTCTCCGATCTCGCGCTCCGCCTGATCGCCCGCAACCCCGCCGACCGCCTGAAGACGCCGGAGGAAATCGCGGCTTGCCTGGCGATCCCGCCATTGCCTTGA
- a CDS encoding helix-turn-helix transcriptional regulator: MQRYLTRTLNMARFLTRKYFMAGREAFREELSTCVGFLAGQFPERSPELRSHLEAILDALLHGFCDADPDRVARLKARFPWEWRGETEAAACGAAFLRDVEALVDGVESDMAAEDLGGKAARYLKECPEEVLRNLTLESLADTFHYSRTHFAERFHRERGITVHDALTHEKMHRAFRLLSEGEPPPTVRELTHRLGFSDPVYFSRVFRKIYGMLPSRVRGE; the protein is encoded by the coding sequence ATGCAGCGATACCTGACCCGGACCCTCAACATGGCGCGGTTCCTGACGCGCAAGTACTTCATGGCGGGCCGGGAGGCCTTCCGGGAAGAGCTGTCCACCTGCGTCGGCTTTCTCGCCGGGCAGTTCCCGGAACGGTCCCCCGAACTGCGGTCCCACCTCGAGGCGATCCTGGACGCACTTCTCCACGGCTTCTGCGACGCCGACCCCGACCGGGTCGCCCGCCTGAAGGCGCGGTTCCCCTGGGAGTGGCGCGGGGAGACGGAGGCTGCGGCGTGCGGGGCCGCGTTCCTGCGCGACGTCGAAGCGCTGGTGGACGGCGTCGAGTCCGACATGGCCGCGGAGGACCTGGGCGGGAAGGCGGCACGGTACCTGAAGGAGTGCCCCGAGGAAGTTCTGCGGAACCTGACCCTCGAGTCCCTGGCCGACACGTTTCACTACAGCCGGACCCACTTCGCCGAACGGTTTCACCGGGAACGGGGCATCACGGTGCACGACGCCCTCACCCACGAGAAGATGCACCGGGCGTTCCGGCTCCTCTCCGAGGGCGAACCGCCCCCCACCGTCCGGGAGTTGACCCACCGCTTGGGCTTCTCCGACCCGGTCTACTTCAGCCGGGTGTTCCGGAAGATCTACGGCATGCTCCCCTCCCGCGTGCGGGGGGAGTAA
- a CDS encoding NAD(P)H-dependent oxidoreductase, with the protein MNVLVLYFSRSGNTAALARGVADGARSVAGVEAVLRTPDNVTREDFLAAGALVAGSPVYFGGMAADLKSIFDRFVGLRKQMEGKVGAAFATSGDVSGGKETTLLSILQAMLIFGMIVTGDPLDATGHYGVSCVGAPGDRDLENARKLGRRVAQVALKQASGVPEG; encoded by the coding sequence ATGAACGTGCTCGTCCTTTACTTCTCCCGCAGCGGCAACACCGCCGCCCTGGCCCGCGGGGTCGCCGACGGGGCCCGGTCCGTCGCCGGGGTGGAGGCCGTCCTCCGCACGCCCGACAATGTCACCCGGGAGGATTTCCTGGCAGCCGGCGCCCTGGTGGCCGGTTCCCCCGTCTACTTCGGCGGCATGGCCGCGGACCTGAAATCGATCTTCGACCGTTTCGTCGGGCTTCGGAAACAGATGGAGGGCAAGGTGGGCGCCGCGTTCGCCACGTCCGGGGACGTCTCCGGCGGCAAGGAGACCACCCTCCTCTCCATTCTCCAGGCCATGCTGATCTTCGGGATGATCGTGACGGGCGACCCCCTCGACGCCACGGGGCACTACGGGGTTTCCTGTGTCGGCGCCCCGGGGGACCGGGACCTGGAAAACGCCCGAAAGCTCGGCCGTCGGGTGGCGCAGGTGGCGCTGAAGCAGGCGTCGGGGGTTCCCGAAGGCTGA